From a region of the Globicephala melas chromosome 19, mGloMel1.2, whole genome shotgun sequence genome:
- the HRC gene encoding sarcoplasmic reticulum histidine-rich calcium-binding protein, giving the protein MGHCGPWLHTFLLWAAVASLLLPTAVTQQLRGAGLGPSNWNDNAGASGPSEDASGKFGHPTHSHRGHGDENKDVSTESGHHFWGHGDHREEDEDVSRESQDHRYQGHKVGDENTSDEEEHTEHAQQARGHRSHGNEEADDSAEHGHHFPSHRSHGRQDEDEDEVVSSEHHHHIVRHVHRGHGEEEDEEEEEEDVSTEYGHQVHRHQDHGKEKDEDVSDEHHHHGPSHRHRGHEEEEEDDDDVSTEYIHQTHRSQGHGKEDNEDVSDEHHHHIPSHRHQGHRDKEDEDEDVSTEHWHQVPRHTHHGLGDDEEEITVKFSHHVASHQPQGHKSTKEEDFPEEHERAVHGHHHRGVPKEEDEDTSAKLGHQAPSHRQQSHRDKGTGHRGSIKEETNHQSPEYMGVKDRSHLRESDSEEEEEEKEEDHSSHEDDDEGSEEGGEGTHHGSLDQEDEEDKEEGHGLSLSQEEEEEEEEEEEKEERREERAEVWVPLSQDHQEEEDEEEGLEEDELPFTIIPNPLARREVSGGASSEEESGEDMDQQDAQEYGNYQPGSLCGYCSFCNRCTECENCHCDEENMGEHCDQCQHCQFCYLCPLLCETVCTPGSYVDYFSSSLYQALADMLETPKP; this is encoded by the exons ATGGGCCACTGTGGGCCATGGCTGCACACTTTTCTCCTCTGGGCTGCAGTGGCCAGCCTGCTTCTCCCCACTGCCGTGACCCAGCAGCtgagaggggctgggctggggcccagcaaCTGGAACGACAATGCAGGAGCTTCGGGGCCCTCAGAGGACGCATCGGGCAAGTTTGGCCACCCCACACACAGCCATAGAGGCCACGGAGATGAGAACAAGGATGTTTCCACGGAGAGTGGGCATCATTTCTGGGGCCACGGAGACCACAGAGAAGAGGATGAAGATGTCTCCAGAGAATCCCAAGACCATAGGTACCAAGGCCACAAGGTGGGAGATGAGAACACCTCTGATGAGGAGGAACATACAGAGCATGCTCAGCAGGCCCGTGGGCACAGAAGCCATGGGAATGAAGAGGCGGATGATTCAGCTGAGCACGGGCACCACTTCCCCAGCCACAGGAGCCATGGCCGTCAAGATGAGGACGAAGACGAAGTTGTGTCCAGTGAGCATCACCATCATATCGTCAGGCATGTACACCGAGGCCATGGAGAAGAGGAggatgaagaagaggaagaggaggatgtCTCCACTGAGTATGGACACCAGGTCCACAGACACCAAGACCACGGGAAGGAAAAGGATGAAGATGTCTCAGATGAACACCACCATCATGGCCCCAGCCACAGACACCGAGgccatgaagaagaagaagaagatgatgatgatgtctCCACTGAGTACATACACCAGACCCACAGGAGTCAAGGCCATGGGAAGGAAGACAATGAAGATGTCTCAGATGAACACCACCATCATATCCCTAGCCACAGACATCAAGGCCACAGAGACAAGGAAGATGAGGATGAGGATGTGTCCACTGAACACTGGCACCAGGTTCCCAGACATACCCACCATGGCCTTGGAGATGACGAGGAGGAGATCACAGTCAAGTTCAGCCACCATGTTGCAAGCCACCAGCCCCAAGGCCACAAGAGCACTAAGGAGGAAGACTTCCCAGAGGAACATGAAAGAGCAGTCCATGGCCATCACCACCGCGGAGTCCCCAAGGAGGAAGATGAGGACACCTCTGCCAAGCTTGGCCACCAGGCTCCCAGCCACAGGCAGCAAAGCCACAGAGATAAAGGGACTGGCCACAGAGGGTCCATCAAAGAGGAGACTAACCACCAGTCCCCAGAATACATGGGGGTAAAGGATAGAAGCCATTTAAGGGAGAGTGAttctgaggaggaagaggaagagaaggaagaggatcaCAGCTCccatgaagatgatgatgaaggttcagaggagggaggagaaggtaCCCACCATGGCAGCCTGGACCAGGAGGATGAGGAAGACAAGGAGGAAGGTCATGGCCTCAGCCTgagccaggaggaggaggaagaagaggaggaggaagaagagaaggaggagaggagggaagagagggctGAGGTTTGGGTCCCACTGAGCCAAGACCACCAGGAGGAAGAAGatgaggaggaggggctggaagaGGATGAGCTCCCCTTCACCATCATCCCCAACCCACTGGCCAGGAGGGAGGTGTCTGGAGGTGCCTCCAGTGAAGAGGAGAGTGGTGAGGACATGG ATCAGCAGGATGCCCAGGAGTATGGGAACTACCAGCCAGGGTCCCTGTGTGGCTACTGCTCCTTCTGCAAT CGATGCACTGAATGTGAGAACTGTCACTGTGACGAGGAGAACATGGGAGAGCACTGCGACCAGTGCCAG cactgCCAGTTCTGCTACCTCTGCCCGCTGCTCTGCGAAACTGTCTGCACTCCGG GAAGCTACGTCGACTATTTCTCCTCGTCCCTGTACCA AGCCCTGGCAGACATGCTGGAAACTCCGAAACCCTAA